Part of the Mycolicibacterium mageritense genome is shown below.
ATCTACCACAACGGCGCGTCCTATCAGCGGCAACGCCGAGTGGCCGAGGAGAGCGACGGCGATTTGCGCGAAGTTGTCGACGCCCTGATCGGTGAACTGGAGTTATAGGGTGGGCAGATGCGCGGTGTGATGGTGGCCGGGATTGCCGTTGGCGTGCTCGCGCTTGCCGCATGCAACAACGTCACCGCAGGCACGCCGATGGCCGACCCCGACCAGACCGAGATCACCACGACGACCACCACCACGACGCGGAGCACGTCGCCGACATGGATGCCGTTGCCGCCGCCGGTGTCCACCGGAGCGCCGGCACCCGGTGGCGCGGCGACCCCACCCCCCAACGGGATGGCGACGACCTGCAGCGAGTACTCGACCATGGACGACGCCACCAAGCGGGGCATGGTCGACCTGCTGGGTGACAACGGTTATCCGGGCATGAAACGAAATCCGCTGCTGTGGACCAGTTTCATCGGGGCGATGTGTGTGATCGCGCCGCCCGGGTCGACGGTGGTCGACGCGATCAACAACAAGGTTCCCGGTTGATCTTGTCTGTCACGCCGATGTTCCCGCTCGAGGTGGCGATGCTGCCCGGAGAGGAACTGCCGCTGCGGATCTTCGAACCGCGGTACGTGGCGATGGTGGGCGACTGTATGGCCATGCCGGAACCGGCTTTCGGGGTGGTGCTGATCGCGGCCGGCCGTGAGGTCGGTGGTGGCGACCAGCGGTGTGACGTCGGTGCGCTCGCGCGGATCGTGGATTGCCAGGATCTCGGTGTCGGCCGGTTTCGGTTGCGCTGCGTGATGGGCGAGCGGATTCGGGTGCGGCGCTGGCTCGATGACGATCCGTACCCGCGCGCCGATGTCGAGGTGTGGGACGACGAACCAGGCGATCCGGTCGATATGGCCCGGATCGAAGATGTCCAGGACCGGATGGTGGCGCTGTTCGACCTGATCGGGCAGGCGCGCGGCACCGCGATCCGCAGCCGTGACATCGTGGCTGCCGCGGCAGCCGCTGCGGATCCGTCAATCCTCTTGTACGCGTTGGCCTCCCGCGTGCCGATGGGACAGGCCGATCGATACGCGGTGCTGTCGGCGCCAACCCAGCCCGCGCGGCTTGAGGCGTTGAGCGAGGCCGTCGACACCGTTACCGCGATGGTGGAGTTTCAGCTTTCGGAGTAGCCGGGGCCGCGAAACTGTAGTGAGGGGTTGCCGTGATGCGCGGTTGGGTGTCGCCGTCACTCGTCGCGCTTGTCGACCAGCACGCCACCGACGAATAGCGTTGGCATTCCTTCGGTATCGGCCGTGACGGGGCGGTGATAGCGCTCCATCAGGTCGGCCGCCGTGATCGTGGAGACCTGCCAGCCGTGATCCATCAGCCAGTCGGGGACATGTGCGCGTTCCTCGAGGAACCAGAGCTGCTCTGGGTCCGGCATGTCCTCGCCCGCCTCGGCGGCCTGCTCCCGCATCTCCTGGATCCGTTGCCGGCGTCGCGCCAGATATTCGTCGGTGAAGAAATCCTCGCTGAACGCCTCGACTCCGATCCGGCTGCCCTCGGCGGACAGCTGGGTGACCCGTTCGAACAGCAGATCCTGTGCCTCGGCAGGCAGATAGGGCAGCAGGCCCTCGACAGACCACACGGTCGGTTTGTCGGGGTTGAACCCGCTGTCCACCAATGCCTTCGGCCAGTCCTGGCGAAGATCGACCGGCACCGCCACATGATGGGCCGCCGGCTCGGCGTGTGCGGCCTGCAGTGTGTCCGCCTTGAACTGCAGCACCTGCGGTTGGTCGATCTCGTAGACCACGGTGCCGTCGATCCACGGCAGGCGCCACGCCCGCGCGTCGAGACCGGACGCCAGGATCACGGCCTGAGCGATCCCCGTCCCGCCCGCGGCGATGAAGAAATCGTCGAACCACTTGGTCCGTGACGCGGCGTAGTCCGAGATCGCCCGGATGCGTTGACCCATGGCACCCGTCGGTGGATGCCAGCCGCGCGCCGCCGCGGCGTCGAGAAACACCTGGGCATAGCGGTCGGTGAACAACGGGCAATCGGATTCGGTTTCATGGGCACGCGCCATCGCCACGCCGAGCGCGGTCGCGCCGACGCTCTCGGTGATGTCCCAGCTGTCGTCGTCAGTTCTGGCCATGCTTCCAGTGTCCACGTGCGGGCGCGAACTCACTTGGTGTCGGTCTCGCCGAACTCGGCCATCTCGTCACGGGTCAGCAGATCATCGCGAATGGTCTGCTCGCGGTAGGCCAATTGACCGACGCGGTTGGCGATCACCGGCGCCGTGATGACGGTGAACAGCCCGGTGAGGATCAGCATGCCAACGTCGGCGTGGCCGCGCAGCCGGATCGCGGCCCCGGCGAGCACCAGCAGCAGGCCCAGCACCTGGGGCTTACTGGCGGCGTGCATTCGCGACAGCGTGTCGGGGAATCGGACGATCCCGATCGCGGCGGTCAACGCGAGCGTCGATCCGCCGAGGATCAGGACGGCGGTGATGATGTCGAGAGCGCTCACGAGGACTCCCGTCGGCTACGTGGTCTGTCGGTGTCGGGCACCCGGAACCGCGCGACGCTGACCGAGCCGACGAAGCTGATCAGGGCCAGCGCCGTAAGGCTGTACGTGACGGTGGTGTCCAAACTGAATGCCGCCCAGGTGCCGATCGCGCACATCGTGACCGACACCAAGGTGTCCAGTGCCACCAGTCGATCGAGCGTGCTGGGCCCGGCCAGCAACCGGAACATCGTGATGACCGCGGCCAGGGTCAACATGACCGCAGCGGTGATCCAGACCCAACTCATGATGCGTCGGCCTCCTTCGCGGCCGGGCGCCAGTCCTCGTCGCGCTCGAACGCCGCCACCAGCAGCCGCTCGACCTCGGCGACCTGCTTGTAGAAGCGCTGCACGGCACGCTCCGAGCCGACGTCGATGACGTGCAGATAGAGCATTCGCCGCGTCTGGTCGATCTCGAGCACGATCGATCCGGGGATCAGGTTGAAGATGTTGACGGCCAACGCCAGCACCAGATCCGACTTGAGGGCCAGGTGTGCGCGCAGCACCGCGACGAGCGGTGGCGGCCCCGGCCGGATGGCCAGCCAGGCCACCTGCACCGAGGACAACACCAGGTAGTAGGCCACCAGCAGGATCAGTTTGAGCAGGGACAGCGGATGCACGCGGCCCTCGACGGGTACCGCGGGCAGCGGCAGCAGCACGGTGATCAGCACCGCCACCGCCAAACCGCTGAGGATGTTCGCGGCTGACACGGTGCCCCACAACAGAATCCACACGAGGATCAGGAAGCACAGCAGCCAGGCCCGCAGCATCAACCGCCTCACTGCGCACCTCCCAACACCGCCGAGATGTACTGCCCACGGTCGAGCACCTCGGCCGCCGCGCGTTCGCTGTAGCCGAAGATCGGTCCGGCCGCGACGGTCAGTGTCAGGCCGACGACGATCAGGGCGCCCGTCGGAATCAACATTCCGACCGGCATGCGTCCCACACTGTCGCGGTCGGCGAACTGGATGTCCTGGATGTCGTCGAGCAGCACCGAAGGCGCGGCCGCAGCCAGATGCCCTTCGGGTGCGTCGGCACGCGACCGCCAGAACGCCTTCGTCCACACCCGGGCCACCACGTACAGCGTCAGCAGGCTCGTGACCACGCTGCCGGTCACCAGGGTCCAGGCCAGGACTGAACCGTTCTCGGCGCCCGCCTCGAGCAGCGCGACCTTGCCGATGAAGCCCGAGAACGGCGGGATACCACCGAGGTTGAGGGCAGGCACCACGAACACGAAGGCCAGTACCGGGCTCGCGGCGGCGAGCCCGCCGAGCCGCTGCAGCGTCGACGCACCCGCCTGCCGTTCGATGAGCCCGACCACCAGGAACAGTGTCGTCTGCACCACGATGTGGTGGGCCACGTAGTAGATCGCGCCGGACATGCCGAGCTGGCTGGCCAGTGCGATGCCGAACACCATGTAGCCGATGTGGCTGACAAGGGTGAACGACAGCAGCCGCTTGATGTCGCTCTGGGCGATCGCACCGAGGATCCCGATGATCATCGTCAGCAGGCCGGCCACCAGCAGCACCGAGTCCAGTCCACCGCCCGGGAACAGCAGTGAGTGGGCCCGGATGATCGCGTACACACCGACTTTCGTCAGCAAGCCCGCGAACACCGCAGTCACCGGTGCGGGCGCGGTGGGGTAGGAGTCGGGCAGCCACGTCGACAGCGGGAACACCGCGGCCTTGATGCCGAACGCGACGAGAAGCACCGCGAACAGTGCCGTGCGGGTGCCCGACGGAACGTCGTCGAGACGCACCGCGAGTTCGGCCATGTTGAGGGTGCCGGTCGACGCGTACACGAGCGCGATGCCGATCAGGAAGATCATCGACGACACCATCGAGACCAGCACGTAGGAGATGCCTGCGCGGACCCGGTCCATGCTGGCGCCGATGGTCAGCAGCACGAAGCTCGCGGCCAGCAGCACCTCGAAGCCGACGAACAGGTTGAACAGGTCACCGGCCAGGAAGGCCGTGCACACGCCCGCCGAGAGCACCAGGTAGGTGGGCATGAAGATCGACACGGGCTGGCGTTCGTCGCCGTCGCGAATACCCTGCCCGATGGCGTACACCACCACCGCGAGCAACACGATCGCCGACACCACGAGCATGAGCGCCGAAAGCCGGTCCACCACAAGGGTGATGCCGAGCGGCCCCATGCCCGGCACACTCTGACCCCAGCCACCGACGTGCAGGACCAGGGTGCCGTCCCGGTCGGCCAGGTACACCAGTGCAGCGCACACCGCGACCACCGCGACCAGCGCCACCTGGGTGATGATCCGTTGCAGCTGGGGCCGCCGTCCCGCGACGAGGGTCACCGCTGCGGCGAGCGCGGGGATCAGCACGGGCAGCGGGATCAAGGCTTGCGCGTTCATTTCGACCCCTCGAACCCGGGCAGCGCGTCCAGCTCGTCGGGAGCGTCGGTGTCGCGGTTGGGGTCGGGTTGCGGGATCTCTTCCTCTTCGTCCGGGCCCGACTGCTGTGACACCCGGGTGTCCTCGGGATCGTCACTGACTTCTTCGACCGTGGTGAGCCGGTACGAGCGGTAGGCCAGGGCCAGCACGAACGCCGCAAGCCCCATGCTGATGACGATCGCGGTGAGAATCATGCCCTGCGCCAACGGATCTGCCTCGGTCGTGGCGCCGTTGCTGGTGCGCCCGCGGATCGGTGGATTGCCCGATTTACCCCCGACGGTCAGGATCAGCAGGTTCACGGCATTGCCGATCAGCAGCAGGCCCAACAACATCCGGGTCAGGTTGCGCTCGAGCAGCAGGTACACGCCCGCGCTCGTGAGGCCGCCGATGATCACGAGCGGCACCAGGTACGTCGTCATCTGGCCATCTCCACATCCACTCGGGCGCCGAGACTGCGCAGGATGTCGAGCACCAAACCGACAACGATGAGATACACCCCCAAATCGAAGAACAGCGCGGTCACCATCTTGACCGAACCCAATACCGGAACGTCGAACTGCAGCACGGCCGAGGACAGGGCCGGTGCACCGAACAGCAGTGAGGCGACCGCGGTCCCGGCCGACAGGGCCAGCCCCGTGCCCAGGATCTTGCCCGCGTCCAGCGGCAGAGTCTCGCCGAGTTCGTAACGGCCACCGGCCAGATACCGCAGCACCAACGCCAGACCAGCGGTCAGCCCACCCGCGAAACCGCCGCCGGGCGTGTTGTGCCCGGCGAAGAAGAAGTAGGCCGACAGCACCATGATGAGCGGGAAGATGACCCGGGTCGCGACCTCCAGGACGAGTGACCGGTAGCGGGGATCACGCACCTCGCTGCCCCGCAGCCACGTCACGTCGCCGGCCGCCGGACTGTAGGCCCCGATCGGTCCGATGTCGGGTTGCCCGACGGCGGAGCTGAGACGCGGCGCGGCGCCGAAGCGGCGGTGCCGGAACACCAGCGAGGCCACGCCCGTCGCGGCCACCAGCAGGACCATGATCTCGCCCATGGTGTCCCAGGCCCGGATGTCGACCAGGAGCACGTTGACGGTGTTGGCGCCGTGACCGCGGTAATAGGCGGCATCGGGCAGCAATTCGGCGATCCCGGGCCCGGTCCGGGCGGCCATCGCGAACGCGCCGAGCGCCGTGACGGTGGCCCCCACGGCCAGCGCGAGTACCGCGCGGGGCAGCCGGTAGCGGTTGATGTTGGTGGCGTCGGCCTCGGCGGGCAGAACCCGAAGCACCAGCACGAAGATCACCAAAACCAGTGTCTCGACCAGGAATTGGGTCAACGCCAGGTCAGGCGCGCCGTGGAAGGCGAAGATCGCGCCGCAGCCGTAGCCCGTCACACCCACCAGCAGCACCGCGGCCAGCCGGTTGCGCATCACCGTCGCACTGATGGCCGCGGCGAGCATCAGCAACCCGACCACCACCTGGAGCGGGGAATCCCACAGTTCGAACTCCGGGCGGTTCCGGGCCCCGAGGGCCAGCATCGCGATGGGCAGCAGGACCAGTGTCGACAGGATCACCGACTGCGTGGCAGGCAGCGAGCCGCGCTGGGTTTCGCCGGTCAGCCGCACCGAGGCGACGTCCAGCCCGCGGATCACCGCGTCGTACATGCGGTCCGCGTTGCCCAGCGGTTGGTAGGCGAACCGGGTGCGGGGCAGGCTGCGCCGGCCGAAGAACACCGCGGTGCCGACGGCGAGCACCACGACCGACAGCAGCAGCGGCAGGCCGAAGCCGTGCCACAACGCGAGGTGGTAGCCGGAACCGCCGGGCATGGTGTCGGCGTATTCGTCGAGCACCGAGTCCAGCCCGGCCGGCCAGAGCCCGAACAGCAGGCCCGCGGCGGCCAGGATTGTCGGAGCCGTCAGGAAAAGTACTGAGGGCTGATGCATTTCAGCCACCCGGGTGCTGGGCGCGGGCAGCCCCTTTGCAGCGAACGCGCCCCACATGAACCGCAGGCTGTAGATCGTGGTGAACACCGAGCCGACCACGATGCCGGTGAGCACGAACGGGGCGGCCGTGCCGAGCGCAGGGCTGTGCAGCACGGTTTCCAGGTCGGCTTCCTTGGCGACGAAGCCGAAGAACGGGGGCAGCGCAGCCATGCTGGCGGTCGCACACGCGGCGATGATCAACAGCGGGCGGTGCCGCTGCC
Proteins encoded:
- a CDS encoding Na+/H+ antiporter subunit A, which produces MLAVLLAHAVATALAPLMVAKWGRRAFYPLALVPLGSLVWVAQNWPSRDRVPTLSIPWLPELSMDITLRFDSLAAIMSVLVLAIGALVLFYCGEYFHHHGDKVEKRLPSFAAELVAFSGSMFGLVVSDNMLVLYIFWETTTVLSFLLVGHYAERATSRRAATQALLVTTFGGLAMLVGIIVLGNLAGTYLLSELIASPPGGAAASIGVALILVGALSKSAIVPMHFWLPGAMAAPTPVSAYLHAAAMVKAGVYLVARMAPGFADTSLWRPMVVGLGLLTMLLAGWRAVREYDLKLILAFGTVSQLGLITVMVGTGGSDMMLAGLAMLCAHAMFKAALFMVVGVIDHTTGTRDIRRLAGLGQRHRPLLIIAACATASMAALPPFFGFVAKEADLETVLHSPALGTAAPFVLTGIVVGSVFTTIYSLRFMWGAFAAKGLPAPSTRVAEMHQPSVLFLTAPTILAAAGLLFGLWPAGLDSVLDEYADTMPGGSGYHLALWHGFGLPLLLSVVVLAVGTAVFFGRRSLPRTRFAYQPLGNADRMYDAVIRGLDVASVRLTGETQRGSLPATQSVILSTLVLLPIAMLALGARNRPEFELWDSPLQVVVGLLMLAAAISATVMRNRLAAVLLVGVTGYGCGAIFAFHGAPDLALTQFLVETLVLVIFVLVLRVLPAEADATNINRYRLPRAVLALAVGATVTALGAFAMAARTGPGIAELLPDAAYYRGHGANTVNVLLVDIRAWDTMGEIMVLLVAATGVASLVFRHRRFGAAPRLSSAVGQPDIGPIGAYSPAAGDVTWLRGSEVRDPRYRSLVLEVATRVIFPLIMVLSAYFFFAGHNTPGGGFAGGLTAGLALVLRYLAGGRYELGETLPLDAGKILGTGLALSAGTAVASLLFGAPALSSAVLQFDVPVLGSVKMVTALFFDLGVYLIVVGLVLDILRSLGARVDVEMAR
- a CDS encoding Na+/H+ antiporter subunit D → MNAQALIPLPVLIPALAAAVTLVAGRRPQLQRIITQVALVAVVAVCAALVYLADRDGTLVLHVGGWGQSVPGMGPLGITLVVDRLSALMLVVSAIVLLAVVVYAIGQGIRDGDERQPVSIFMPTYLVLSAGVCTAFLAGDLFNLFVGFEVLLAASFVLLTIGASMDRVRAGISYVLVSMVSSMIFLIGIALVYASTGTLNMAELAVRLDDVPSGTRTALFAVLLVAFGIKAAVFPLSTWLPDSYPTAPAPVTAVFAGLLTKVGVYAIIRAHSLLFPGGGLDSVLLVAGLLTMIIGILGAIAQSDIKRLLSFTLVSHIGYMVFGIALASQLGMSGAIYYVAHHIVVQTTLFLVVGLIERQAGASTLQRLGGLAAASPVLAFVFVVPALNLGGIPPFSGFIGKVALLEAGAENGSVLAWTLVTGSVVTSLLTLYVVARVWTKAFWRSRADAPEGHLAAAAPSVLLDDIQDIQFADRDSVGRMPVGMLIPTGALIVVGLTLTVAAGPIFGYSERAAAEVLDRGQYISAVLGGAQ
- a CDS encoding SAM-dependent methyltransferase; protein product: MARTDDDSWDITESVGATALGVAMARAHETESDCPLFTDRYAQVFLDAAAARGWHPPTGAMGQRIRAISDYAASRTKWFDDFFIAAGGTGIAQAVILASGLDARAWRLPWIDGTVVYEIDQPQVLQFKADTLQAAHAEPAAHHVAVPVDLRQDWPKALVDSGFNPDKPTVWSVEGLLPYLPAEAQDLLFERVTQLSAEGSRIGVEAFSEDFFTDEYLARRRQRIQEMREQAAEAGEDMPDPEQLWFLEERAHVPDWLMDHGWQVSTITAADLMERYHRPVTADTEGMPTLFVGGVLVDKRDE
- a CDS encoding monovalent cation/H+ antiporter complex subunit F, whose protein sequence is MSWVWITAAVMLTLAAVITMFRLLAGPSTLDRLVALDTLVSVTMCAIGTWAAFSLDTTVTYSLTALALISFVGSVSVARFRVPDTDRPRSRRESS
- the mnhG gene encoding monovalent cation/H(+) antiporter subunit G; protein product: MSALDIITAVLILGGSTLALTAAIGIVRFPDTLSRMHAASKPQVLGLLLVLAGAAIRLRGHADVGMLILTGLFTVITAPVIANRVGQLAYREQTIRDDLLTRDEMAEFGETDTK
- a CDS encoding Na+/H+ antiporter subunit E; its protein translation is MRRLMLRAWLLCFLILVWILLWGTVSAANILSGLAVAVLITVLLPLPAVPVEGRVHPLSLLKLILLVAYYLVLSSVQVAWLAIRPGPPPLVAVLRAHLALKSDLVLALAVNIFNLIPGSIVLEIDQTRRMLYLHVIDVGSERAVQRFYKQVAEVERLLVAAFERDEDWRPAAKEADAS
- a CDS encoding LON peptidase substrate-binding domain-containing protein gives rise to the protein MFPLEVAMLPGEELPLRIFEPRYVAMVGDCMAMPEPAFGVVLIAAGREVGGGDQRCDVGALARIVDCQDLGVGRFRLRCVMGERIRVRRWLDDDPYPRADVEVWDDEPGDPVDMARIEDVQDRMVALFDLIGQARGTAIRSRDIVAAAAAAADPSILLYALASRVPMGQADRYAVLSAPTQPARLEALSEAVDTVTAMVEFQLSE
- a CDS encoding Na(+)/H(+) antiporter subunit C, whose amino-acid sequence is MTTYLVPLVIIGGLTSAGVYLLLERNLTRMLLGLLLIGNAVNLLILTVGGKSGNPPIRGRTSNGATTEADPLAQGMILTAIVISMGLAAFVLALAYRSYRLTTVEEVSDDPEDTRVSQQSGPDEEEEIPQPDPNRDTDAPDELDALPGFEGSK